Proteins encoded in a region of the Isosphaeraceae bacterium EP7 genome:
- a CDS encoding DUF1549 and DUF1553 domain-containing protein has translation MPITSVAIWLTLLATGATPDGGQLEVDPPAFRFVGTDGLGQIVVTENDIDRTADATYESLDPVVVQVDDRGVARPLADGATSIVVRVGSRASRISVEVTESANGRPVAFESDVVPIFTRLGCNGGGCHGKLAGQNGFRLSLLGFDPAMDHETLVKEGRGRRVFQAAPGSSLVLAKATNALPHGGGRRLSVDSAEYRVIARWIAQGARSPEGRGKLATRIEARPHWRNLPAGGGQQLRVVAHYADGSQADVTQLAQFQSNAADLATVDERGHILAGRGVGEAAIMARFNGLVAVARATLARPPVEGEAAVADPPARNFIDPLVMGKLRSLGLAPSPDCTDAEFARRSSLDLCGVLPRPSDVAAFEADTRPDKRERWVDRQVERPEYADLFAMKWSAILKNKSPFGPRSQPATYAFHAWIRQAMAENMPYDRFVTAIVAARGDALVNPPVVWYRGVSTVESQADDTAQLFLGLRIQCARCHHHPFERWSQDDYYAFASIFARIDRKPGSDPFSPRLFVKPKGLATHPITKRDLPAKPLGSPAWADPSATRDPRQDLAEWMGRSDNPFFARALVNRYWKHFLGRGLVEPEDDMRATNPATNPELLDALADDFVAHGFDLKRLVRLIATSRAYDRSSMPIPQNEGDRQNFARFYPRRLPAEILLDAVNEAAGTREAFANVPGETRAVQLADAGADSYFLDVFGRPARESVCECERSPEANLAQTLHLLNSPEIQQKLTEGKGRAQILAADSRPDAEKLDELYRLCVSRPPSADERETCLAHLARRRSQERLVQGYEDLIWALINTKEFQFNR, from the coding sequence GTGCCAATCACCTCGGTCGCGATCTGGCTGACCTTGCTGGCCACGGGTGCCACGCCGGATGGTGGCCAGCTGGAGGTCGACCCGCCCGCATTCCGGTTCGTCGGTACTGACGGCCTGGGCCAGATCGTCGTGACGGAAAACGACATCGACCGGACGGCCGATGCGACCTACGAGAGCCTTGATCCGGTTGTCGTCCAGGTCGACGACCGGGGCGTGGCCCGGCCACTCGCCGACGGGGCGACCTCGATCGTCGTGCGGGTCGGATCACGCGCCTCGCGGATTTCGGTCGAAGTCACCGAGTCGGCAAACGGGCGGCCGGTTGCCTTCGAGTCTGACGTGGTCCCGATCTTCACCAGGCTCGGCTGCAATGGCGGCGGTTGCCACGGGAAATTGGCCGGTCAGAATGGGTTTCGGCTGAGCCTGCTTGGGTTCGATCCGGCGATGGATCACGAGACGCTGGTCAAGGAGGGCCGGGGGCGTCGGGTGTTCCAGGCCGCGCCCGGGTCCAGCCTGGTGTTGGCGAAGGCGACCAATGCCTTGCCCCATGGCGGCGGTAGGAGACTCTCGGTCGACTCGGCCGAGTACCGCGTGATCGCACGCTGGATCGCCCAGGGGGCCAGGTCCCCTGAGGGGCGGGGGAAGTTGGCGACGCGGATCGAAGCCAGGCCCCATTGGAGGAATCTTCCGGCCGGGGGCGGCCAGCAACTCCGTGTGGTGGCCCACTACGCCGACGGGTCGCAGGCCGACGTCACCCAACTCGCGCAATTCCAATCCAATGCGGCCGACCTCGCCACGGTCGACGAGCGAGGGCATATCCTGGCCGGCCGGGGCGTCGGCGAAGCCGCCATCATGGCCCGGTTCAACGGGTTGGTGGCCGTCGCGCGAGCGACCCTCGCACGTCCGCCGGTCGAGGGAGAGGCAGCCGTCGCCGATCCCCCGGCCAGGAATTTCATCGACCCGCTCGTGATGGGAAAGCTCCGCTCGCTGGGCCTTGCTCCGAGCCCGGACTGCACCGACGCGGAGTTCGCCCGGCGCTCGTCGCTGGACCTTTGCGGCGTCCTCCCACGGCCTTCCGACGTCGCCGCGTTCGAGGCCGACACCAGGCCCGACAAGCGTGAGCGGTGGGTCGACCGGCAGGTCGAGCGTCCCGAATATGCCGACCTGTTCGCGATGAAGTGGTCGGCGATCCTCAAGAACAAATCCCCGTTCGGCCCCAGGTCGCAGCCGGCCACTTACGCGTTCCATGCCTGGATCCGCCAGGCGATGGCCGAGAATATGCCCTATGACCGATTTGTCACCGCGATCGTCGCGGCCAGGGGAGACGCCCTCGTCAACCCGCCGGTCGTCTGGTATCGCGGGGTGTCCACCGTCGAATCCCAGGCCGACGACACCGCCCAGCTCTTCCTCGGCCTGAGGATTCAGTGCGCTCGCTGCCACCATCATCCATTCGAGCGCTGGAGCCAGGACGACTACTACGCCTTCGCCTCGATCTTCGCGCGGATCGACCGCAAGCCGGGCTCCGACCCATTCAGCCCTCGCCTGTTCGTCAAGCCGAAGGGCCTGGCCACGCACCCGATCACGAAGCGAGATCTCCCCGCGAAACCACTGGGGAGCCCCGCCTGGGCCGATCCCTCGGCCACACGCGACCCGAGGCAGGACCTGGCCGAGTGGATGGGACGGTCGGACAACCCGTTCTTCGCCCGGGCCCTGGTCAATCGTTACTGGAAGCACTTCCTCGGTCGGGGCCTGGTCGAGCCCGAGGACGACATGCGGGCGACGAATCCAGCCACCAACCCCGAACTTCTCGACGCGCTGGCCGATGATTTCGTCGCGCACGGTTTCGACCTGAAACGCCTCGTCCGCCTGATCGCTACGAGCCGGGCCTATGACCGGAGCAGCATGCCGATCCCTCAGAATGAAGGGGACCGCCAGAACTTCGCCAGGTTCTATCCGCGACGCCTGCCGGCCGAGATCCTCCTAGACGCTGTCAACGAGGCCGCCGGCACCCGCGAGGCGTTCGCGAACGTGCCCGGCGAAACGCGAGCCGTGCAACTTGCCGACGCCGGGGCCGACTCGTATTTCCTCGACGTCTTCGGCCGCCCCGCCCGTGAGAGCGTCTGCGAATGCGAGCGGTCGCCCGAAGCGAATCTGGCGCAGACCCTCCACCTGCTCAACTCGCCGGAAATCCAGCAGAAGTTGACCGAGGGCAAGGGCCGGGCCCAAATTCTAGCCGCCGACTCCCGCCCCGATGCCGAGAAGCTCGACGAACTCTATCGCCTCTGCGTCAGTCGACCTCCGTCGGCCGACGAGCGTGAAACCTGCCTGGCCCACCTGGCACGCCGACGCTCTCAGGAGAGGCTTGTCCAGGGTTATGAAGACCTGATCTGGGCTCTGATCAATACCAAGGAATTCCAGTTCAATCGCTGA
- a CDS encoding MBOAT family O-acyltransferase, with protein MLFNSVDFLVFFAIFYALYRLITDVRSQNRLLLFSSYIFYGWWDVRFLYLVVLSTGLDFCCGLLLGPGRIPLRDRLAVSACLILAAVAFVLPRWGAIQFDRPAVVGPASVPELWGVSTPMGRATVDFGQLLTPDQLGWSVLLGTIIAVALANAAYRPLARMPETARRRFSLVMTVVSNLVFLGFFKYFNFFIDSAGRLVEALGGSASTWHLDIILPAGISFYTFQSLSYTIDVYYRRTEAVERLEDYALFVMFFPVLVAGPIERAGHMMPKLMRPRVLTVDQTTRGLFLILFGLMKKVAVADGLAPAVNSVFNSTSTPSWADIVLATLYFTFQIYCDFSGYTDIARGVGKVLGIDLLYNFNLPYVSRSPGEFWQRWHISLSSWLRDYLYIPLGGNRRGVGRTYRNLMLTMILGGLWHGAAWNYVLWGFYQGALLCGYRLLAPGIAGSVPPTHTGPVPEDGWRRNPFTFGLSIAVFFAFTCYGWLLFRASSLDQVVRYTGILFRNVGQMGLSIGKPTLSAQAGLLVLLAFEGLEYLAGTRTFYRSWPRPVRGVLYALITIVLAMGFSNEAAQFIYFQF; from the coding sequence TTGCTCTTCAATTCGGTCGACTTTCTCGTCTTCTTCGCGATCTTCTACGCGCTCTATCGCCTGATCACGGACGTCCGCTCGCAAAATCGCCTGCTGCTGTTCTCGAGCTACATTTTTTACGGCTGGTGGGACGTCAGGTTTCTGTACCTGGTCGTGCTATCCACTGGTCTCGACTTTTGCTGCGGGCTCTTGCTGGGGCCGGGTCGAATTCCGCTCCGAGACCGACTGGCCGTCTCGGCGTGCCTGATCCTGGCGGCCGTCGCGTTCGTCCTCCCTCGCTGGGGGGCGATCCAGTTCGACCGACCGGCCGTGGTCGGCCCCGCGTCAGTCCCCGAACTGTGGGGCGTCTCCACCCCGATGGGGCGGGCGACCGTGGACTTCGGTCAGCTCCTCACGCCCGACCAGCTCGGCTGGTCGGTCTTGCTGGGGACGATCATCGCGGTGGCCCTGGCCAACGCCGCGTATCGTCCGCTTGCACGCATGCCCGAGACGGCTCGACGCCGGTTCAGCCTGGTGATGACGGTGGTGTCGAACCTGGTGTTCCTGGGCTTCTTCAAGTACTTCAACTTCTTCATCGACAGCGCGGGCCGGCTCGTCGAGGCCCTGGGCGGGTCGGCGTCGACCTGGCACCTGGACATCATCCTGCCCGCCGGCATCTCGTTCTACACCTTCCAGTCACTCAGCTACACGATCGACGTCTACTATCGCCGGACCGAGGCCGTCGAGCGTCTGGAAGATTACGCCCTGTTCGTGATGTTCTTCCCGGTCCTCGTCGCGGGGCCGATCGAGCGCGCCGGGCATATGATGCCCAAGCTGATGCGGCCCCGGGTCCTGACCGTCGACCAGACGACGCGAGGCCTGTTCCTCATCCTCTTCGGCCTGATGAAGAAGGTCGCCGTCGCCGACGGTCTGGCCCCCGCGGTCAACTCGGTCTTCAACTCGACCTCGACGCCCTCCTGGGCCGACATCGTCCTGGCGACCCTGTACTTCACGTTCCAGATCTACTGCGACTTCTCCGGCTACACCGACATCGCCCGCGGGGTCGGCAAGGTCCTGGGCATCGACCTCCTGTACAACTTCAACCTCCCGTATGTGTCCCGCAGCCCGGGCGAGTTCTGGCAGCGCTGGCATATCAGCCTCTCGTCGTGGCTGAGGGACTATCTGTACATCCCCCTGGGGGGAAATCGCAGGGGAGTCGGGCGTACGTACAGGAACCTGATGCTCACGATGATCCTGGGCGGTCTCTGGCACGGGGCCGCCTGGAATTATGTGCTTTGGGGCTTCTATCAAGGGGCCTTGCTCTGCGGCTACAGGCTGCTCGCGCCCGGGATCGCCGGGTCGGTCCCACCGACCCATACCGGGCCCGTCCCCGAGGATGGCTGGCGGCGAAATCCGTTCACCTTCGGGCTGTCCATCGCGGTCTTCTTCGCGTTCACCTGCTACGGCTGGCTCCTGTTCCGCGCCTCGTCGCTCGACCAGGTCGTGCGGTATACGGGGATCCTATTCCGTAACGTCGGCCAGATGGGGCTGTCGATCGGCAAGCCCACGTTGTCGGCCCAGGCGGGATTGCTCGTCCTGCTCGCGTTCGAGGGGCTGGAATATCTCGCGGGCACGCGCACGTTCTATCGGAGCTGGCCCCGACCCGTCCGCGGCGTCCTTTATGCGTTGATCACGATCGTCCTGGCCATGGGGTTCTCCAATGAGGCCGCTCAATTCATCTACTTCCAGTTCTGA
- a CDS encoding type II toxin-antitoxin system Phd/YefM family antitoxin produces the protein MPDKTNDSPVRIIGSRELHQNLPNILRELERGDVRYVLTVHGKPRAVLVGADAYLNMVTENKSSSEALVGLQLSALLGNAMPTQVSLDDLERALEPKPK, from the coding sequence ATGCCGGACAAGACGAATGACTCGCCGGTGCGCATCATCGGCAGTCGCGAACTGCACCAGAATCTGCCCAATATCCTCCGCGAGCTTGAGCGAGGTGACGTCCGTTACGTGCTGACGGTCCACGGCAAGCCCAGGGCGGTGCTCGTCGGTGCCGACGCGTATCTGAATATGGTCACCGAGAACAAGAGTTCGAGCGAAGCCCTCGTCGGCCTCCAGCTCAGCGCCTTGCTCGGCAATGCCATGCCCACCCAGGTCTCGCTGGATGACCTAGAGCGGGCGCTCGAGCCCAAGCCGAAATGA
- a CDS encoding DUF1501 domain-containing protein, whose product MLDLISGRSRTCDGLTRRGFLRVGSLGLGGLTLADVLRLRSKAAEAGLPTRDTAVIQVVLGGGPSQIETWDPKPDAPAEFRGEFKPVSTNVPGIFLGEMFRGQAGLMDKLAVVRGLHHEADDHNIGSHWIMTGFRADSAFQPTNGRPSVGSIVAKMRGPNAVGLPAYVSVPGAPSYAQASYLGAGYNPFRVDGDPSANARVRNLVPPDGLDLDRIDDRRQLLAQLDRIERRRDASGMMDGLDRFAVEANAMVTGKAARRAFDLTTEDPRLRDRYGRTKVGQSCLLARRLVEAGVTFVTVNDTGWDHHGQVFQACRRQLPPLDAAIAALVEDLYDRGLDRRVLLVVWGEFGRTPRINGSSGRDHWPNAMSAVLAGGGLNVGQVVGATNRNGERPVDRPLRPEDLIRTIYHVLGLNSSHEFPDDSGRPRPVLNVGEPIAELI is encoded by the coding sequence ATGCTCGATCTCATCTCGGGGCGTTCCAGGACGTGCGACGGCCTCACACGGCGCGGCTTCCTTCGGGTGGGCTCGCTCGGGCTGGGTGGGCTGACTCTGGCCGATGTTCTGCGGCTGCGATCGAAGGCCGCGGAGGCCGGGCTTCCGACCAGGGATACGGCCGTGATCCAGGTTGTGCTGGGGGGCGGCCCCAGCCAGATCGAGACATGGGACCCCAAGCCCGACGCTCCGGCCGAGTTCCGGGGCGAGTTTAAACCAGTCTCCACCAACGTCCCGGGAATTTTCCTGGGCGAGATGTTCCGCGGCCAGGCCGGCCTGATGGACAAGCTGGCCGTCGTTCGTGGGCTGCACCACGAGGCCGACGATCACAATATCGGCAGCCACTGGATCATGACGGGGTTCAGGGCCGACTCCGCATTCCAGCCGACGAACGGCCGGCCCAGCGTCGGGTCGATCGTCGCGAAGATGAGGGGACCCAACGCGGTCGGCCTCCCCGCGTATGTCTCCGTGCCGGGCGCCCCGTCGTATGCCCAGGCGTCGTACCTGGGGGCGGGCTACAACCCATTCCGGGTCGACGGCGACCCCTCGGCCAATGCCCGGGTGCGGAACCTCGTCCCCCCGGACGGCCTGGACCTCGACCGGATCGACGACCGTCGCCAGCTCCTGGCGCAGCTCGATCGGATCGAGCGTCGTCGGGACGCCTCGGGAATGATGGACGGCCTGGACCGATTCGCCGTCGAGGCGAACGCGATGGTGACGGGCAAGGCGGCCCGACGCGCCTTCGACCTGACGACCGAGGACCCACGCCTGCGCGATCGCTATGGTCGGACGAAGGTCGGCCAGAGCTGTCTGCTGGCACGCAGGCTGGTCGAGGCGGGCGTGACGTTCGTGACCGTGAATGACACCGGCTGGGACCACCACGGGCAGGTCTTCCAGGCCTGCCGCCGCCAGCTTCCCCCGCTCGACGCGGCCATCGCCGCGCTGGTCGAAGACCTATACGACCGCGGGCTCGATCGGCGAGTCTTGCTGGTCGTCTGGGGCGAATTCGGCCGCACCCCCCGAATCAACGGGTCGTCGGGGCGCGATCACTGGCCCAACGCGATGAGCGCGGTCCTTGCCGGCGGGGGCCTGAATGTCGGTCAGGTCGTCGGCGCGACCAATCGCAACGGAGAACGTCCCGTGGACCGCCCGCTCAGGCCAGAGGACCTGATCAGGACGATCTACCATGTCCTCGGGCTAAACTCGTCTCACGAATTCCCCGACGACTCCGGCCGACCCAGGCCGGTTCTCAATGTGGGCGAGCCGATTGCCGAGCTGATCTGA
- a CDS encoding tetratricopeptide repeat protein, translating into MNEPNPEKPRGRRSPGNFVVGFVALVVLVGAGSVIWGAIGEDVKQAIAQARLAVAAKPLAQVAAAPRPPVAAAPVPIEEDESAYWSDVSIYKARPGRPIPIVVLQRGKQPETAENYSIYLGLLARDMVRQGLLISAREELGALTRDVPIGDHAPAGEPDVRFRIGSQFLREYELPPGETPHGRITIVEGQGETRKVVWATRVDYKLPIAPDYSQLAGEVEGFSRKEFRRALEGLGLKRTEPAPARQPEAPLPEKVEASLKQPVETEQFAAIRALHSEIRRGGESRTLLVALARAYAHLGSLSEGQWTSDSNAFQARSLLYGRRALSLDENNPEALSGLAYAEAVVGLNRPASQHFFEADEAGMVGPDPDWIRMIRAFLLSDCKTLATIDSEKPGDPWPAYFRFLSISRSSSIFDGLDRVNRHEIVEAGRHLLTRVPDCYRVHDGLAAIGGVSNLHRATTEGQALYAGAVLRRISTLQGLPARVAGLVDDGGHPDEVSLRRAFDESAGEDEGDVTWGVLARQLREIRFTQVCRRLYFLTDWLNVSPAEFAEQVTPYVADHPSRSYVALFAGVDAEAIKGIRAIDLDDMPYRANSMFKHLQGIDTAWAAQAGLMAWSRNEHGTVPGMVERIAAIRGIGLSSAALQLRQLDPYSPLGRGAWIYVDESLSDKEATEWRKDHGGDDTYVLATLGIKLEGKNKLDEAQELLEAALKASPDLWIFDGLVNIYLKTGRADRWIAAVEEFVKNEDMALDHSKALMGIAKFLMAKGEYEKARSFAERAAASWSGDSMLMAAKCAEAMQDWDGAERWIRRISERYSNDWLSWAYWCKRTGHGDAKAAAALVEAQLAAGRVPRPDEELHVAIIQILDGKPEKARERLVPRFAATNDTTDGAILALACELAGDKAGRDDALKAIGDNPSPSSPRTAKVMGRLGVWLAKGDPNELDMEALKAEIEELTASKWPSTCAILAPFLERNGKQEAALEYFNLANADPCYAWFRLIAQDGLRARGVDPGIFPW; encoded by the coding sequence GTGAACGAACCCAATCCAGAGAAGCCGCGGGGTCGCCGTTCGCCCGGTAACTTCGTCGTCGGATTCGTCGCCCTGGTCGTTCTTGTCGGGGCCGGGAGTGTGATCTGGGGAGCCATCGGCGAGGACGTCAAGCAGGCCATCGCCCAGGCCAGGCTCGCCGTCGCCGCGAAGCCCTTGGCACAGGTTGCCGCCGCGCCCCGACCGCCAGTCGCCGCCGCTCCGGTCCCGATCGAGGAGGATGAATCGGCCTACTGGAGCGATGTCTCAATCTACAAGGCAAGGCCGGGGCGGCCGATCCCGATCGTGGTTCTCCAGCGAGGTAAACAGCCCGAAACCGCGGAGAATTACTCGATTTACCTGGGGCTCCTGGCCCGCGATATGGTCCGCCAGGGCCTGCTCATCTCGGCCCGCGAGGAACTGGGCGCCTTGACTCGCGACGTGCCCATCGGCGACCACGCGCCTGCGGGCGAGCCCGACGTCCGCTTTCGCATCGGGTCGCAATTCCTGCGCGAATACGAGTTGCCCCCGGGAGAGACCCCCCACGGCAGGATCACGATCGTCGAGGGGCAGGGGGAGACACGGAAGGTCGTCTGGGCGACCCGTGTCGACTACAAGCTGCCAATCGCCCCCGATTACAGCCAGCTGGCCGGCGAGGTCGAGGGTTTTTCTCGCAAGGAATTCCGCCGCGCCCTCGAAGGCCTTGGCCTGAAGCGCACGGAGCCTGCGCCGGCCCGCCAGCCGGAGGCCCCCCTTCCCGAGAAGGTGGAAGCGAGCCTGAAGCAGCCGGTCGAGACCGAGCAATTCGCGGCGATCCGCGCCTTGCACTCGGAGATCCGGCGGGGTGGCGAATCGAGGACGCTGCTGGTCGCCCTGGCCAGGGCCTACGCCCATCTCGGCTCGCTCTCGGAAGGGCAGTGGACCTCCGATTCCAACGCGTTCCAGGCCAGATCGTTGCTGTACGGGCGGCGTGCCCTCTCGCTCGACGAGAACAATCCCGAGGCCCTGAGCGGCCTAGCCTATGCCGAGGCGGTCGTCGGCCTGAACAGGCCGGCGAGCCAGCACTTCTTCGAGGCCGACGAGGCCGGGATGGTCGGCCCGGACCCCGACTGGATCAGGATGATCAGGGCCTTTCTCCTGTCCGATTGCAAGACGCTGGCGACGATAGACTCGGAGAAGCCCGGCGACCCCTGGCCTGCCTACTTTCGATTCCTGTCGATCTCGCGGTCTTCGTCCATCTTCGACGGCCTCGACCGGGTGAATCGGCACGAGATCGTCGAAGCCGGCCGGCACCTCCTGACGCGTGTGCCCGACTGTTATCGGGTCCACGACGGGCTGGCCGCCATCGGTGGGGTGTCGAATCTGCACCGGGCGACGACCGAAGGCCAGGCTCTGTATGCGGGTGCCGTCCTCAGGCGAATTTCTACCTTGCAAGGGCTTCCCGCGCGGGTCGCGGGCCTGGTTGACGACGGTGGCCATCCCGACGAGGTCTCGCTTCGAAGGGCGTTTGATGAATCGGCCGGGGAAGACGAGGGAGACGTGACCTGGGGCGTGCTCGCCAGGCAGCTCCGCGAGATCCGCTTCACTCAGGTCTGCCGTCGCCTTTACTTCCTCACCGACTGGCTCAATGTCTCGCCCGCGGAGTTCGCCGAGCAGGTTACCCCCTACGTCGCCGACCACCCGAGCCGGTCGTATGTCGCCCTGTTCGCGGGCGTCGATGCCGAAGCGATCAAGGGGATTCGGGCCATTGACCTGGATGACATGCCGTACAGGGCGAATTCCATGTTCAAGCATCTGCAAGGGATCGACACGGCTTGGGCGGCACAAGCCGGCCTCATGGCCTGGTCGCGGAACGAACACGGGACGGTCCCGGGGATGGTCGAGAGGATCGCCGCGATCCGTGGCATCGGACTGAGTTCCGCGGCGCTTCAACTGCGTCAGCTCGACCCCTACTCGCCACTGGGCCGTGGCGCATGGATTTACGTCGATGAGTCGCTCTCCGACAAGGAAGCCACGGAATGGCGAAAGGACCACGGGGGAGACGATACCTACGTGCTGGCCACGCTCGGCATCAAGCTCGAGGGCAAGAATAAGCTCGACGAGGCCCAGGAACTTCTGGAAGCGGCGCTGAAAGCCTCGCCCGATCTCTGGATCTTCGACGGCCTGGTGAACATTTACCTGAAGACCGGCCGGGCCGACCGCTGGATCGCGGCGGTCGAGGAGTTCGTCAAGAACGAGGACATGGCCCTCGACCACTCCAAGGCGCTCATGGGCATCGCCAAGTTCCTGATGGCCAAGGGCGAGTACGAGAAGGCCCGATCGTTCGCCGAGCGGGCGGCTGCGTCGTGGTCGGGCGACTCGATGCTCATGGCCGCCAAGTGCGCCGAGGCGATGCAGGATTGGGACGGGGCTGAGCGCTGGATCCGCCGGATCTCCGAACGCTATAGCAACGACTGGCTGTCCTGGGCCTACTGGTGCAAGCGGACCGGCCACGGGGACGCCAAGGCCGCCGCGGCGCTCGTGGAGGCACAGCTCGCTGCCGGTCGCGTACCGAGGCCCGACGAGGAACTTCACGTCGCCATCATTCAGATTCTCGACGGCAAGCCCGAGAAGGCCCGAGAGAGGCTGGTACCTCGCTTCGCCGCGACGAATGACACGACCGACGGGGCCATCCTGGCCCTCGCCTGTGAGCTGGCCGGCGACAAGGCGGGCCGCGATGACGCGTTGAAGGCGATTGGCGACAACCCGAGCCCGAGCAGCCCCAGGACCGCGAAGGTCATGGGCAGGCTCGGTGTCTGGCTCGCCAAAGGGGATCCCAATGAACTCGACATGGAGGCGCTCAAGGCCGAGATCGAGGAACTCACAGCATCGAAATGGCCCTCGACTTGCGCGATCCTCGCCCCCTTTCTCGAACGCAACGGTAAGCAGGAGGCCGCCCTCGAGTACTTCAACCTGGCGAACGCCGACCCGTGCTATGCCTGGTTCAGGCTTATCGCCCAGGACGGCCTACGTGCCCGAGGTGTCGACCCGGGAATCTTCCCCTGGTAG
- the ribA gene encoding GTP cyclohydrolase II yields MDHEFSKVEDALNALEEGRCVIVVDDEDREDEGDFIAAADRVTPELIEFMITHGRGQLCMPIMPEMAARLDLRPMVEHNNAPYKTPFTVPVDHASCRTGISAEERALTIRSIIDPATKPSDLVRPGHLFPLVAKEGGVLRRAGHTEATVDLARLAGLTPAGVLIEILDGIKVAKRAKLHALAAEFNLPILSIELLIRYRRRREKLVQRAAESELPTRYGRGKIVGYRIEHEPGNEPVAIVIGDLASKAAPLIRIHSSCFTGDLLDSLRCDCGDQLHMAMAMIAEEGVGALIYLPQEGRGIGLIEKIRAYHLQDQGMDTVEANLALGHRADQRDYGVGLQILQDLGLSKVRLLTNNPKKMDAFVIHGHGLEVVGQVPIVAHDEPDRRAYLEAKRSKMGHLLPELD; encoded by the coding sequence ATGGATCATGAATTCTCCAAGGTCGAAGACGCATTGAATGCCCTGGAAGAGGGGCGGTGCGTGATCGTCGTGGACGACGAAGACCGCGAGGACGAAGGAGACTTCATCGCCGCGGCCGATCGCGTGACGCCCGAGCTGATCGAGTTCATGATCACCCACGGGCGCGGGCAGCTTTGCATGCCGATCATGCCCGAGATGGCCGCCAGGCTCGACCTGAGGCCGATGGTCGAGCACAACAACGCCCCTTACAAGACTCCGTTCACCGTGCCGGTGGACCACGCGAGCTGCCGGACCGGGATCAGCGCCGAGGAACGGGCCCTGACGATCCGGTCGATCATCGACCCGGCGACGAAGCCCAGCGACCTGGTCCGCCCCGGGCATCTCTTCCCGCTGGTGGCCAAGGAGGGGGGCGTCCTGCGCCGGGCCGGCCACACCGAGGCGACGGTGGACCTGGCCAGGTTGGCGGGGCTCACCCCTGCCGGCGTGCTCATCGAGATCCTCGACGGCATCAAGGTCGCCAAGCGAGCGAAACTGCACGCGCTCGCCGCCGAGTTCAACCTGCCGATCCTGTCGATCGAGCTCCTGATCCGCTATCGCCGCCGCCGCGAGAAGCTCGTCCAGCGCGCGGCCGAGTCCGAGCTGCCGACCCGATACGGCCGAGGGAAGATCGTCGGCTACCGGATCGAGCACGAGCCGGGCAACGAGCCGGTGGCCATCGTCATCGGCGACCTCGCCTCCAAGGCCGCTCCGCTCATCCGGATCCACTCGTCCTGCTTCACCGGCGACCTGCTCGACTCGCTGCGGTGCGATTGCGGCGACCAGCTCCACATGGCGATGGCCATGATCGCCGAGGAGGGCGTGGGCGCCCTGATCTATCTGCCGCAGGAAGGGCGAGGGATCGGACTGATCGAGAAGATCAGGGCGTATCACCTCCAGGATCAGGGGATGGACACCGTCGAGGCCAACCTGGCGCTCGGACATCGCGCCGACCAGCGTGATTACGGCGTGGGCCTGCAAATCCTCCAGGATCTCGGGCTCTCGAAGGTGCGTCTGCTGACGAACAACCCCAAGAAGATGGACGCGTTCGTCATCCACGGGCACGGCCTGGAAGTGGTCGGCCAGGTCCCGATCGTCGCGCATGACGAGCCCGACCGTCGGGCTTATCTGGAAGCCAAGCGAAGCAAGATGGGCCACCTGCTCCCCGAGCTCGACTGA